The segment CAATGTCCGTTGCATGGTTGATTTCCTAATCTCTTAAACAGTCTTTGTTACTCCTGCCTGAATGTAAGCAGCAACTGCTAGCAGGCTGACTGCAAACAATGGCATTGATAAACACCAAAATTCAGCCGAAGGCACAAAGTAAGCGGCTCCTGTCCCACCCAAAAAGAAGCCAGTCAGCAAGGGCAAAGTCAGTTTTAACTTTCTCATTGCTTCTGCTGCTTCTGACTTTGTTTCCTCGGTCTGTTTGACAAACTTCGCACTGATGTAGTGAACTAAATCGATCGTGAACTGTGTAAAGTTTCCGGTCATCACCGTGGTCGGAAAATAGCCCGTAAATGAAGCAGCCGCTTCCTTCATCAGCGCATTCTGAATTCCCATTGCCATAACGCCCGTAACTGCGATCGGGAAAATCAACTCATCTTGCACATCGACAAGCAAGGTCGCTGAGAACTGCAATCCGACGACCATAAAGATCCCCAGTGCGATCGCTTCTGCACTCAACAACACAGGCAACACTGCCCATCCGATCTTTCGAGCAAAATTTGCTAACAGTGACGTAAAAGCCACCGATAGCATAAAAACGGGAAGCATGGAGAGCCGGAGTAAGGTCGTCTGAGGATCAGAACTGGCAAAGGCTGAACCGGCGAGTGCAATATTTCCTGTCACATGAGCTGTGAAAATACCGAACAGCACAATAAAAGCCGCCGTATCGACAAATCCTGCAACCCAACTGAGCAAAAATCGAGCAGGAGCATCACGAATTAGAAACGCACTTAGGCTAAATCGCTCTTTCTCAGGTGCAGTAATTGTCATGGTTTTTCGGGTTTTTCAGGGCGTTGAGCTTACGGTTCACCCATCTGCACATACAGTAATTTGCTCCGTATTGAATCCTTGTACTGTCCAAACGGATGAATCGCGTATACCGTATATCAAAGCTAGGGCAGATTCTAGGTTTATCAATCTAGCCGGATCAAAATTGTATGTTGAACTACAAAATTGCTCTAAACCCCAATTAAATTAATAATCCGAAAACTTCCATCCATAGGCACACAACCACGAGCCGATCGCACCACCTGTAAAGAAGATCACCATATAAACTGTCGTGAGACGGTTATGAACTTCAATCGGTAAGCTATAAATTTTTGCCTTGTTAGAAATCTGACCTGTTTGTGTTCCGAGATCCAGTAGGATTGCGCCGACAATCAATCCCCAAAGCGTACTGTGAAACTGAAATAAAACGAGAAGTGCGCCGAGAAATAGCCCGATCGCAATTCTCAGCATCACTCTTGGATTGGTGCGATCGGTCATCTTTCCTAACAGGGGAGAAGCTCCTGCGCTCATGATCCCAACTAATCCAAACAGCCCAATCATCTCACTTTGAAATTCAAACGGCGGACGTTCCAATAAGAAGGGCAGGATTGCCCAAAAGCCACTATAGGCTGCAAAGAACATTGCTCCCGCAATCGATCGCTTTCTCAAGGTTGAATGTTCTGCGAATAAAACAGGCAGCGATCGCAATAATTCCAAATAAGAAATCTCAGTTTTAGCAGGCAACGTGCTCGGCAATTGCTTGACCAAGACGATGCCTAATCCCACCATCAATCCTGCCGCAATCAAAAATGTGGACTGCCAGCCGAATTCTCCTCCGAAAAACCCACCTGCAACTCGTCCTAATACAATCCCAACGAGCAAGCCGCTCATCACAGTTCCCACAATTCGTCCTCTCTGCTCCGAATCTGCCAACTGAGCAGCAAAAGGAATCAATAATTGAGGCACGACCGCTGTGAGTCCAATCATGAAGCTTGCAGCAATTAACCAATAAAATCCAGGAGACAGCGCGGCACACAGCAGCGCGATCGCATTGCATCCACTCAGCCAAACAATCAATTTCCGCCGATCCAGCCGATCCCCTAAGGGGACAAAGAACAGCATCCCGATCGCATATCCAATCTGAGTGAGGGTTGGGACAGCACTCACATCCGTAATTGACACCTGGAAATGCGTGCTAATTAATCCCAGCATTGGCTGGTTATAGTAAAGACTGCCAATCGAGATCGTACAGGCGATCGTCATTAACCATAGGGCAGAGTGTTTCATAAGGTTAGGATAAATTGCACCACTGAAGTATGAAGTATACTAAGGCACTCAGTTTGTAAAATCGCATACTGTATACAAATAATCTTTTTCATATTAGTTTTCACCCATCTTGAGAAAGACCCATTGAGTTCAATCGATGGAGAAAATTATGAATGGAATAGAGATTCTTGAAGGTTTAGAAGAAGATAACCCTTTAGAATAAGTAGGGATGCTGAGCATCTCTGAAATGTTTACCGTTAAATTTAGGAAGGTTCGAGCGGCATGGCACTTCTCACCACAGGCGGACAGCTAATTAAAGATCTTGAAACCCACGGCGCGATCGCTGCCTATGTTCCCCTCGAAGGCGGATTTGAAGGACGCTATCG is part of the Leptolyngbya boryana PCC 6306 genome and harbors:
- a CDS encoding YoaK family protein, with product MTITAPEKERFSLSAFLIRDAPARFLLSWVAGFVDTAAFIVLFGIFTAHVTGNIALAGSAFASSDPQTTLLRLSMLPVFMLSVAFTSLLANFARKIGWAVLPVLLSAEAIALGIFMVVGLQFSATLLVDVQDELIFPIAVTGVMAMGIQNALMKEAAASFTGYFPTTVMTGNFTQFTIDLVHYISAKFVKQTEETKSEAAEAMRKLKLTLPLLTGFFLGGTGAAYFVPSAEFWCLSMPLFAVSLLAVAAYIQAGVTKTV
- a CDS encoding MFS transporter, producing MKHSALWLMTIACTISIGSLYYNQPMLGLISTHFQVSITDVSAVPTLTQIGYAIGMLFFVPLGDRLDRRKLIVWLSGCNAIALLCAALSPGFYWLIAASFMIGLTAVVPQLLIPFAAQLADSEQRGRIVGTVMSGLLVGIVLGRVAGGFFGGEFGWQSTFLIAAGLMVGLGIVLVKQLPSTLPAKTEISYLELLRSLPVLFAEHSTLRKRSIAGAMFFAAYSGFWAILPFLLERPPFEFQSEMIGLFGLVGIMSAGASPLLGKMTDRTNPRVMLRIAIGLFLGALLVLFQFHSTLWGLIVGAILLDLGTQTGQISNKAKIYSLPIEVHNRLTTVYMVIFFTGGAIGSWLCAYGWKFSDY